A part of Sulfurifustis variabilis genomic DNA contains:
- a CDS encoding FlhC family transcriptional regulator, producing the protein MNARVENRYDRLAAALELLRNGYRTRIVQAATGLPAGAIRKLCSDVLGKPATPGQLPEASSVTTSWGRYADAALFAGIYHEIGGDDIYRYVDPYLVLHAHSIYQIVREQMDRMPTRRGDERPTVMDINHAWVIARDLRAKTAVLAVCSNLSCRYHNLLVVGSHKQLACALCHAPAQPFSQGSLRPIVV; encoded by the coding sequence ATGAACGCTCGTGTCGAAAACCGCTACGACCGCCTCGCGGCCGCGTTGGAACTGCTGCGCAACGGCTATCGCACACGGATCGTACAGGCGGCAACCGGCTTGCCCGCCGGTGCGATCCGCAAGCTTTGCTCGGACGTGCTCGGCAAGCCGGCGACACCGGGGCAGCTGCCCGAGGCGAGCAGCGTGACGACGTCCTGGGGGCGTTACGCGGACGCGGCGCTCTTCGCCGGCATTTATCACGAGATCGGCGGCGATGACATCTACCGGTATGTCGATCCCTACCTCGTGCTCCACGCCCACAGCATCTACCAGATCGTGCGTGAACAGATGGATCGGATGCCGACCCGCCGTGGCGACGAGCGCCCCACGGTCATGGATATCAACCACGCGTGGGTGATCGCTCGCGACCTGCGTGCGAAAACGGCGGTGCTTGCGGTCTGCAGCAACCTCAGCTGTCGCTACCACAATCTCCTGGTCGTGGGCTCGCACAAGCAGCTCGCCTGCGCGCTGTGTCATGCGCCGGCGCAGCCCTTTTCTCAGGGTTCGCTTCGACCTATCGTGGTCTAG
- a CDS encoding cyclic GMP-AMP synthase DncV-like nucleotidyltransferase, with protein MYDNSKDVLAYHDEKVTLPQDERTVMRKRRDANRERLKTRLKDAAKPTPHEFIKQGSYAMLTMVQDPDKDYDIDDGIYFTQASLKKDDGTDMSPREAKEMVRDALRDDRFNKQPEVKKSCVRVFYEEGYHVDMPVYRIRESDGKYELASDDGWTVSRAADTEDWFNKTNKEKSPDAGTNGGQFRRCVRLMKKFGRSRRDWKKDIAPGFTITKLVEECFIANGAREDVALRDCMQRVYNRLLGSLEVQHPVAQEAMLTSGPDDPGTKLLRDKLKDALEELKVLDDSKCTATQAAKAWDKVFNTDFFSVRQAAAEKAATAQHNTNALAGFIATKSDPRLTEKRGGGRFA; from the coding sequence ATGTACGACAACTCAAAAGATGTCCTTGCTTATCACGACGAAAAAGTCACGCTTCCCCAGGATGAGCGGACCGTAATGCGAAAGCGCCGCGACGCGAATCGCGAGCGGCTCAAGACGCGGCTCAAGGACGCAGCCAAACCGACTCCTCACGAGTTCATCAAGCAGGGGTCGTACGCGATGCTGACAATGGTTCAAGACCCCGACAAGGACTACGACATCGACGATGGCATCTACTTTACCCAAGCTTCGCTGAAGAAGGACGACGGCACGGATATGTCGCCACGCGAAGCGAAAGAAATGGTACGGGATGCGCTTCGCGACGACCGCTTTAACAAACAGCCGGAGGTTAAGAAGAGCTGCGTGCGGGTGTTCTACGAGGAAGGTTACCACGTCGATATGCCCGTGTATCGCATCCGTGAATCGGACGGAAAGTACGAACTTGCCTCCGATGATGGTTGGACGGTTTCTCGCGCCGCGGACACGGAAGACTGGTTCAACAAGACAAACAAAGAGAAGAGCCCGGATGCGGGAACCAATGGCGGGCAGTTCCGCCGTTGCGTCCGGCTGATGAAGAAGTTCGGACGCAGCCGTCGTGACTGGAAGAAGGACATCGCGCCGGGGTTTACGATCACCAAGCTCGTTGAAGAGTGTTTCATTGCAAACGGGGCCCGCGAGGACGTAGCGCTGCGTGACTGCATGCAGCGGGTCTACAACCGGTTGCTCGGTAGCCTTGAGGTCCAGCATCCGGTTGCCCAAGAGGCAATGCTGACGTCCGGCCCTGACGACCCCGGCACGAAATTGCTACGCGACAAACTGAAAGACGCGCTTGAAGAGCTCAAGGTGCTGGACGACTCTAAATGCACAGCCACACAGGCCGCGAAGGCGTGGGATAAGGTCTTTAACACGGACTTCTTCTCGGTCCGGCAGGCTGCTGCCGAGAAAGCAGCGACCGCCCAGCACAACACCAATGCGCTAGCCGGGTTTATCGCGACAAAGAGCGATCCGCGTCTCACCGAAAAGCGCGGCGGCGGCCGGTTTGCTTGA
- a CDS encoding patatin-like phospholipase family protein — protein MRGIYTAAYLDALDRAFSQRRGLEHGLDIGRAFNLIVGTSTGAIIGCGLAKGVSPAQMVGVYKTHGPSIFPKRMPSRASWDLVSQLATRPKYLEQGDIALRRALKDVLQDTTLRQTWEERRIALAVPAVNMSSYRSWVFKTPHDPDTNHRDDHYTLVEVCLASSAAPLFRSLAAIKQPNAD, from the coding sequence ATGCGTGGCATCTACACGGCGGCCTACCTGGATGCGCTGGACCGGGCATTTTCTCAACGGCGTGGATTGGAGCACGGCCTGGATATCGGGAGAGCGTTCAATCTCATCGTTGGCACAAGCACCGGCGCAATCATCGGCTGTGGGCTCGCAAAGGGAGTGAGCCCGGCTCAAATGGTGGGGGTCTACAAGACTCACGGGCCGAGCATCTTCCCGAAAAGAATGCCGTCTAGGGCCAGCTGGGACCTTGTGTCCCAGCTCGCTACGCGGCCGAAGTATCTGGAACAGGGTGACATCGCGTTGCGGCGTGCGCTAAAGGATGTGCTCCAGGACACCACCCTTCGCCAGACCTGGGAGGAGAGACGCATCGCCTTAGCCGTGCCCGCGGTCAATATGTCTTCCTACCGCTCCTGGGTCTTCAAGACGCCGCACGACCCGGATACTAACCATCGTGACGATCACTACACGCTGGTCGAGGTGTGCCTCGCGAGCAGTGCCGCACCTCTGTTCCGCTCGCTTGCAGCCATCAAACAGCCGAACGCGGACTGA
- a CDS encoding conjugal transfer protein TraG N-terminal domain-containing protein, which yields MWEIYSIGDAAYLEMILNAVAMITGTGDFQVAVKIAFLLGVMVVLFQAIAQGGRGINFGALLIGWILFSLLYGSTARVSITDVYSGQVRTVANVPYGVAAVGSIISQVSYQLTRIFETAFSTPAMTSTGFASSIQTLAKVRQGVVDPISLGRANSPNPNDDIFRSWQNYIKDCTLVGVDVNQKSIDSIYRTADPFEAVRFDSDLYGTQIFVNGTTTQPTCTQAWQTLRDVTTGTQFVPVLVEVLTAKLNERNMPNPMPADAAIASALTSLNQGAVSAQDYMLAAVLLPALEDAVVGKHLSEQAFTHAVMARDAVEKRNTQWAAEQSLFGTIVRPMMTFFEGFVYAVTPIMGFLIGLGQVGVMVAARYVLTLLWIQLWMPSLAIINLYISMVATTKMAALASAQQMPLPSFGGLYELDQMLANWISTGGMLAASVPAISLMLVYGASSVTAAHLARRLEGRDHIDEGIATPQTVSAGPVVASAAMYSRDMVGGMRYTGQEAVTPSMSISDNRAQALSTAFSDTATAENIFRHSKEIGRQVQASSARADRLVNDVISGIDGSAQWAQNERDGLAGILSGEFGMRAGGAAVGGGLQTKLQSTYGTERAAKIMEAIRNIEQTNGSKSIEALYKEAVTDDFKAGTANAWSNAMSEENRKAVTASTGTGMRSDVNLVQLSNQLANDVGLSKQLEEASRAVGVEGAAQDWARARVWAFGGDTTKAVAAGRLVALDNAAAAGDNKANAAVLTVVAAALGHGTSYRADMPSEKTAALESGQAQAQGDKIEGLVNGAMTSPSFAPDTHHAESRAEVAGARTAAFSKRGGQQEKMLLDNLARQLGTDGLVTGEASYARTATEVASGTLKSADDLTRYALQHGAQTFFAGVKGAAAGWQKGLDAVQGENARRAAAGERPLSIFESATMIAGQMEGTSRQEALRVYEGLRQAAVGYARESLGLTPAQAQYYAYQQTNTLGRLMNLGAEQVGLHTPKDEALRQAIFDEERGNAHSTDLIARGIAGTARSGNQQYLETVREINRVRQFSDKQP from the coding sequence ATGTGGGAGATCTACTCCATCGGCGACGCGGCGTATCTGGAGATGATCCTGAACGCCGTGGCCATGATCACCGGCACCGGGGATTTCCAGGTGGCGGTGAAGATCGCCTTCCTGCTCGGGGTCATGGTGGTGCTGTTCCAGGCGATCGCCCAGGGCGGCCGCGGCATCAACTTCGGCGCGCTCCTGATCGGCTGGATCCTGTTCAGCCTGCTCTACGGCTCGACCGCTCGCGTGAGCATCACCGACGTTTACAGCGGCCAGGTCCGCACCGTCGCCAACGTCCCCTATGGCGTCGCGGCGGTCGGGTCGATCATCTCGCAGGTGAGCTACCAGCTCACCCGGATCTTCGAGACCGCGTTCTCGACGCCGGCCATGACCAGCACCGGGTTCGCCTCCTCGATCCAGACCCTGGCGAAGGTGCGTCAGGGCGTGGTCGATCCGATCTCCCTGGGGCGCGCCAACTCGCCGAACCCAAACGACGACATCTTCCGCAGCTGGCAGAACTACATCAAAGACTGCACGCTGGTGGGCGTCGACGTCAACCAGAAATCCATCGACTCGATCTACCGCACCGCCGACCCGTTCGAGGCGGTGCGCTTCGACTCGGATCTCTACGGCACGCAGATCTTCGTCAACGGAACGACGACGCAGCCGACCTGCACCCAGGCGTGGCAGACGCTGCGCGATGTGACGACCGGCACCCAATTCGTACCGGTGCTGGTCGAAGTACTCACGGCCAAGCTGAACGAGCGCAACATGCCCAACCCGATGCCGGCGGACGCGGCCATCGCGTCCGCGCTCACGAGCCTGAACCAGGGAGCGGTCAGCGCCCAGGACTACATGCTCGCCGCCGTCCTCCTGCCCGCCCTCGAGGACGCCGTGGTCGGCAAGCACCTCTCGGAGCAGGCGTTCACCCACGCGGTGATGGCGCGCGATGCGGTCGAGAAGCGCAACACGCAGTGGGCGGCGGAGCAGTCGCTCTTTGGCACCATCGTGCGGCCGATGATGACCTTCTTCGAAGGGTTCGTGTACGCGGTGACGCCCATAATGGGTTTCCTGATCGGGCTCGGCCAGGTCGGGGTAATGGTGGCCGCGCGCTACGTACTGACGCTTCTATGGATCCAGCTCTGGATGCCGAGCCTCGCGATCATCAACTTATATATAAGCATGGTGGCGACCACCAAGATGGCGGCGCTGGCCTCGGCGCAGCAGATGCCCCTGCCCTCCTTCGGCGGGCTCTATGAGCTCGACCAGATGCTCGCCAACTGGATCTCCACCGGAGGCATGCTCGCCGCTTCGGTGCCGGCGATCTCGCTGATGCTGGTCTACGGGGCGAGTTCGGTGACGGCGGCGCACCTCGCGCGCCGGCTCGAAGGCCGCGACCACATCGACGAAGGGATCGCCACGCCACAGACCGTTTCTGCCGGTCCCGTGGTGGCAAGCGCGGCGATGTACAGTCGCGACATGGTCGGTGGCATGCGCTACACGGGCCAGGAGGCGGTCACGCCGTCAATGTCGATCTCCGACAATCGCGCGCAGGCGCTGAGCACCGCCTTCAGCGACACGGCTACGGCCGAGAACATATTCAGGCACAGCAAGGAGATCGGAAGACAGGTGCAGGCCTCGAGCGCGAGGGCCGACAGGCTGGTGAACGACGTAATCAGCGGCATAGACGGATCGGCGCAATGGGCTCAGAACGAGCGCGACGGACTTGCCGGAATACTGAGTGGTGAATTCGGAATGAGAGCGGGAGGGGCCGCAGTCGGCGGCGGGCTCCAGACAAAACTACAGAGCACCTACGGTACCGAAAGAGCGGCCAAGATCATGGAGGCTATCCGCAACATCGAGCAGACAAACGGCAGTAAGAGCATCGAGGCTCTGTACAAGGAAGCCGTGACCGACGACTTCAAGGCCGGGACGGCCAATGCCTGGAGCAACGCCATGTCGGAGGAGAACCGCAAGGCAGTTACAGCCAGCACCGGCACGGGCATGAGAAGTGATGTCAACCTCGTTCAACTATCAAACCAGTTGGCGAACGATGTCGGCCTCTCAAAACAACTCGAAGAAGCTTCACGCGCGGTCGGCGTCGAAGGTGCTGCGCAGGATTGGGCCAGAGCACGAGTTTGGGCTTTTGGTGGCGATACGACCAAAGCCGTTGCGGCCGGCCGTCTCGTGGCGCTCGACAACGCCGCCGCAGCAGGAGACAACAAGGCGAACGCCGCGGTACTGACCGTGGTAGCGGCCGCGCTGGGGCACGGAACGTCTTACAGGGCGGACATGCCGAGCGAGAAGACGGCTGCCCTTGAAAGCGGCCAAGCGCAGGCGCAAGGCGACAAGATCGAAGGGCTAGTCAACGGCGCGATGACCAGTCCGTCCTTCGCCCCCGACACTCACCACGCAGAGTCCCGGGCTGAAGTCGCCGGGGCACGTACGGCCGCCTTCAGCAAGCGCGGCGGACAGCAAGAGAAGATGCTGCTGGACAACCTCGCGCGTCAGCTCGGCACGGACGGCCTGGTCACGGGCGAGGCATCTTACGCGCGCACAGCGACCGAAGTCGCCTCCGGAACGCTGAAGTCGGCCGACGACCTGACCCGCTACGCGCTCCAGCACGGTGCCCAGACCTTCTTCGCAGGCGTCAAAGGGGCTGCCGCCGGATGGCAAAAAGGGCTCGATGCCGTGCAAGGCGAAAACGCTCGTCGTGCCGCTGCTGGCGAGAGACCCCTCTCCATCTTCGAGAGCGCAACGATGATCGCGGGGCAGATGGAAGGGACGAGCCGGCAGGAGGCGCTGCGGGTCTACGAAGGACTGCGCCAGGCCGCAGTCGGCTATGCGAGAGAGAGTCTGGGTCTCACGCCGGCGCAGGCGCAGTACTATGCCTACCAGCAGACCAACACGCTCGGGCGCCTCATGAACCTCGGCGCCGAGCAGGTCGGCCTTCATACTCCAAAGGATGAGGCGCTACGCCAGGCGATCTTCGACGAAGAAAGAGGCAATGCCCACAGCACAGATCTGATCGCCCGAGGGATCGCAGGAACGGCGCGAAGCGGCAATCAGCAATATCTGGAGACGGTGCGCGAAATCAACAGGGTGCGGCAGTTCTCCGATAAGCAACCGTAA
- the traF gene encoding conjugal transfer protein TraF yields MSSRALARGRSAALAIAVALCLGNAAFDTALANPEGVEPARFFERHGEGWFWYENRSPAQAPPEEPKAAPAPPSTDETEDPPPLSAEWLRVNLPKYLDRAIDEPTPENVRAYYYLNRVWLDKGNKFSDVAQEVVTQDAFLDETTRRPLATYAANEMSRQAGLARADALQEIARQAGIYFFFHSQCRYCAVQAPILKTFAEAYGFAVIPVSLDGQPLPDGLYPDYRVDNGQARRLGVEQTPAMFLARPPDRVVLLAQGALAFAELAERVTMAGKQLGLIDDDRFDRTRPIQSVPSTAEIRLEGGDAMTPEKLVEQIRKNARVR; encoded by the coding sequence ATGAGTAGCCGCGCGCTGGCAAGGGGGCGGTCGGCTGCGCTGGCCATCGCGGTCGCCCTGTGCCTGGGAAACGCCGCATTCGACACCGCGCTCGCCAATCCGGAGGGCGTCGAACCGGCGCGGTTCTTCGAGCGGCACGGCGAGGGATGGTTCTGGTACGAGAACCGTTCGCCCGCGCAGGCGCCGCCAGAGGAGCCAAAGGCTGCGCCGGCGCCGCCGAGCACGGACGAGACCGAGGATCCTCCCCCGCTGTCGGCCGAGTGGCTTCGGGTGAATCTGCCGAAGTACCTCGACCGGGCGATCGACGAGCCGACGCCGGAAAACGTCCGCGCCTATTACTACCTCAATCGGGTCTGGCTCGACAAAGGTAACAAGTTCTCCGATGTCGCCCAGGAGGTCGTCACCCAGGACGCTTTTCTGGACGAGACCACCCGCCGCCCGCTCGCGACCTACGCGGCCAACGAGATGAGCCGGCAGGCCGGTCTTGCGCGCGCGGACGCGCTGCAGGAGATCGCGCGCCAGGCGGGGATCTACTTCTTCTTCCACTCGCAGTGCCGCTACTGCGCGGTGCAGGCACCCATCCTCAAGACGTTCGCCGAGGCCTACGGCTTCGCCGTGATCCCGGTGTCGCTCGACGGTCAGCCGCTCCCGGACGGTCTCTACCCGGATTACCGCGTCGACAACGGACAGGCGCGGCGGCTCGGCGTGGAACAGACGCCCGCGATGTTCCTGGCGCGCCCGCCGGATCGCGTGGTCCTACTCGCCCAGGGCGCGCTCGCCTTCGCCGAGCTCGCCGAGCGCGTGACGATGGCGGGCAAGCAGCTCGGGCTCATCGACGACGACCGCTTCGACCGCACCCGGCCGATCCAATCCGTGCCGTCCACCGCCGAAATCCGCTTGGAAGGCGGCGACGCGATGACCCCGGAGAAATTGGTCGAACAGATCCGCAAGAACGCGAGGGTACGCTGA
- a CDS encoding IS3 family transposase: MADHERRAPVAVLCRKLGVSRSGYYTWRARDASRRRLDDQRLLVVVRQIFAGSRETYGYPRIHAALRAQGIVCGRHRTARIMRENGLKARMARRFKYHRHRDYLFARTPNLLLELPPVSSPNEVWVGDVSYIRVRGKWSYIAIVMDHYTRKVLGWSFSMSHDAALTREALLMAVRTSPPSDRTIFHSDQGSEYAAKEYRAVLEAVGLRISMSRKGHCWDNAHMESFFGSLKTEMVYFQAFQHLEEAVAYITDYIRFYNCERLHSSLGYRSPTQFEANAA, from the coding sequence ATAGCGGACCACGAACGACGGGCGCCGGTGGCGGTGCTGTGTCGCAAGCTCGGGGTCTCGCGCAGCGGTTACTACACCTGGCGGGCACGGGACGCGAGTCGACGCCGCCTCGACGACCAACGTCTGCTGGTCGTGGTGCGTCAGATCTTCGCCGGCAGTCGCGAAACCTACGGCTACCCCCGCATCCATGCCGCGTTGCGGGCCCAGGGCATCGTCTGCGGACGGCACCGGACTGCCCGGATCATGCGGGAAAACGGCCTCAAAGCACGCATGGCCCGGCGCTTCAAATACCATCGTCACCGCGATTACCTGTTTGCCCGAACACCGAACTTGCTCTTGGAGCTGCCGCCCGTGAGCTCTCCCAATGAGGTCTGGGTCGGCGATGTCAGCTACATCCGGGTCCGTGGGAAGTGGTCCTATATCGCCATCGTCATGGACCACTACACGCGCAAGGTGCTGGGCTGGAGCTTCTCGATGAGTCACGACGCCGCACTCACCCGCGAGGCCTTGCTGATGGCGGTTCGCACCAGCCCACCGAGTGACCGCACCATCTTCCATTCCGATCAGGGCTCGGAGTACGCAGCCAAGGAGTACCGCGCAGTGCTTGAAGCCGTCGGCCTGCGCATCAGCATGAGCCGCAAGGGCCACTGCTGGGACAACGCGCACATGGAGTCCTTCTTTGGCAGCCTCAAGACCGAGATGGTGTACTTCCAGGCCTTCCAGCATCTTGAAGAAGCGGTGGCCTACATCACCGATTACATCCGTTTCTACAATTGCGAGCGCCTGCATTCCAGTCTAGGGTATCGCTCGCCCACCCAGTTCGAGGCTAATGCGGCATGA
- a CDS encoding LexA family transcriptional regulator encodes MHALAELAGSVNHLAKLAGISQTGLRHYFSSGEPSRPHLVRLAEAVRVNIEWLVTGRGPMRELPRVIRAAIAQNYEQYLLRHDRDDSEDARAAYAAAYNAAFELRVPEVERISAYELKYWYAEHQAGSAEGEALIPVPVYELERLESWPPARGARPVMAIGFTRELLETELRASADSCVGFRVQDDALHPTIRPGDYIVCDTTHPEQLRSGIYVITLGGALMVRRLQQASSGQVSVLRDRRAYRDVLTVDYPLKPDGSESDMQIIGRVVGLCGRRIRM; translated from the coding sequence ATGCACGCGCTCGCTGAGCTCGCTGGAAGCGTCAACCACCTCGCCAAGCTTGCCGGGATCTCACAGACGGGGCTGCGCCACTACTTTTCGAGCGGGGAGCCGTCGCGTCCGCATCTTGTACGCCTCGCCGAAGCCGTGCGCGTCAACATCGAATGGCTTGTGACCGGCCGCGGGCCCATGCGCGAACTGCCGCGCGTCATACGAGCGGCGATCGCGCAGAACTACGAGCAGTACCTCCTGCGGCACGATCGCGACGACAGTGAAGACGCGCGCGCGGCCTACGCGGCGGCCTACAACGCGGCATTCGAGCTGCGAGTACCGGAGGTCGAGCGGATCTCGGCGTACGAGCTGAAGTACTGGTACGCGGAGCATCAGGCCGGATCCGCCGAGGGAGAAGCGCTCATTCCCGTGCCTGTATATGAGCTCGAGCGGCTCGAGAGTTGGCCGCCCGCGCGCGGCGCGCGGCCGGTGATGGCAATCGGATTCACGCGCGAGCTGTTGGAAACCGAGCTTCGTGCGTCCGCGGACAGCTGCGTGGGCTTTCGGGTTCAGGATGACGCGCTGCACCCCACGATCAGACCCGGCGATTACATCGTCTGCGACACCACTCACCCCGAGCAGTTGCGCAGCGGTATTTACGTAATAACACTGGGCGGGGCGCTCATGGTCCGGCGGCTGCAGCAAGCCAGCTCCGGCCAGGTCAGCGTGCTGCGTGACCGCCGGGCCTACCGGGATGTGCTGACGGTCGATTACCCGCTCAAGCCGGACGGGTCGGAATCGGACATGCAGATCATCGGCCGTGTCGTCGGTCTGTGCGGACGCCGTATCCGGATGTAG
- a CDS encoding transposase, which produces MKKKERHTFYNYQFKHTAVRVTQHPNIQSVDVAEALGIHPIMLYRWRQEMREGKIENNDHEARSRTELLEAKARIRTLERQLKQLREENVILKKAERFFPEKKSRRSGS; this is translated from the coding sequence ATGAAGAAGAAAGAAAGGCACACGTTCTACAACTATCAGTTCAAACACACGGCGGTGCGGGTCACGCAACACCCGAATATCCAGTCCGTGGACGTGGCCGAGGCATTGGGGATTCATCCCATCATGCTGTATCGCTGGAGGCAGGAGATGCGGGAGGGCAAGATCGAGAATAACGACCACGAGGCGCGTTCGCGTACCGAGCTTCTCGAGGCCAAGGCCAGAATCCGGACGTTAGAGCGCCAACTCAAGCAGCTGCGGGAGGAGAACGTTATTCTGAAGAAAGCCGAGAGGTTCTTCCCCGAAAAAAAGTCCAGGCGTTCGGGTTCATAG
- a CDS encoding transglycosylase SLT domain-containing protein, which yields MLAAALYSTPAPAIDLRGSLWERAARTYQLDPYLLYAVAIAESLVARGDSRISPWPWTIRTPKGSIYARTREEVEARLRLELARWGERANFDVGLMQISTSWHAWRVRSPVDLLEPEVNLRIAAEVLSDALLSSPNDPVLGIGRYHSWHPNRARWYGERVFEIYRRLIAEVTEARTVKP from the coding sequence GTGTTGGCAGCCGCGCTTTATAGCACACCCGCCCCGGCCATCGATTTACGCGGCTCCTTGTGGGAGCGCGCCGCAAGAACCTACCAGCTCGACCCCTACCTCCTCTACGCCGTGGCGATCGCCGAGAGCCTGGTCGCAAGGGGGGATTCCCGCATCAGCCCGTGGCCGTGGACGATCCGCACCCCCAAGGGGTCGATCTACGCCCGCACCCGCGAAGAGGTCGAAGCCAGGCTTCGCCTCGAGCTTGCCCGGTGGGGCGAGCGGGCGAATTTCGACGTGGGCCTGATGCAGATCTCCACTTCCTGGCACGCCTGGCGGGTCCGCTCGCCGGTTGACCTCCTGGAGCCCGAGGTGAATCTGCGGATCGCGGCCGAGGTGCTGTCCGACGCGCTGCTGTCGTCCCCGAACGACCCGGTCCTCGGCATCGGGCGCTACCACTCATGGCATCCGAATCGCGCTCGCTGGTACGGCGAGCGCGTCTTCGAGATCTATCGGCGGCTGATCGCCGAAGTCACGGAAGCGCGCACGGTCAAGCCATAG
- a CDS encoding conjugal transfer protein TraH yields MNALRAMKPLIMVSALLLPSLAHASLQQELDGMFGDMTNYTSPGTYETQRRGVISGGSFVNRTRIMQENLIGFVPPSASASCSGVDLYGGSFSFINTDQLVQLLRSIAANARGYAFQLALSAMCEKCMQNIETLQKKIQQFNQYFSNSCQLAKGLVTDARDSFRNQAITSQAMTAHFRGFGDLFTSWSQDDGMTPEQKANQVARDDVVRNVEGNLVWRALKRHNAAAWFANGDDGLLEAIMSITGTVIVGELYEDTGAGGWTRRTTIVPPRRITMRDIIHGNPSATIYRCNTYDADGCTQLFDASGSPILQTVAITGIKQHLETTLLGDDAKPGIVAKFARNVGDTTPSERALLAALPEGMGGMIRTLAIKSEPVATFWVRDSIDYISLDMAYTLLNSFMQAAETAGKLNAHAETKELQKMLSEARDALGQEYEALQRDKGPRKRMIEAYNAYLKAYDHRSYTMSRKSRPGL; encoded by the coding sequence ATGAACGCACTCCGTGCGATGAAGCCGTTGATCATGGTTTCTGCGCTGCTCCTTCCTTCACTGGCGCACGCGTCGCTCCAGCAGGAGCTCGATGGCATGTTTGGGGACATGACCAACTACACCTCCCCGGGCACCTATGAGACCCAGCGCCGCGGCGTCATTTCCGGCGGTTCGTTCGTCAACCGCACCCGCATCATGCAGGAGAATCTGATCGGCTTCGTGCCGCCGAGCGCCTCGGCGTCGTGCTCCGGGGTCGATCTCTACGGCGGCAGCTTCTCGTTCATCAATACCGACCAGCTGGTGCAGCTGCTGCGCTCGATTGCGGCCAACGCCAGAGGCTACGCGTTCCAGCTCGCGCTCTCGGCGATGTGCGAAAAATGCATGCAGAACATCGAGACGCTGCAGAAGAAGATCCAGCAGTTCAACCAGTACTTCTCGAACTCCTGCCAGCTCGCCAAGGGGCTGGTGACCGACGCCCGCGACTCCTTCCGCAACCAGGCGATCACCTCGCAGGCGATGACCGCGCACTTTCGGGGCTTCGGCGATCTCTTTACCTCCTGGTCACAGGACGACGGCATGACCCCCGAGCAGAAGGCGAACCAGGTGGCGCGCGACGATGTAGTGAGGAACGTCGAGGGCAACCTGGTGTGGCGCGCATTGAAGCGCCACAACGCGGCCGCGTGGTTCGCCAACGGCGACGACGGCCTGCTCGAGGCGATCATGAGCATCACCGGCACGGTTATCGTCGGCGAGCTCTACGAGGACACGGGCGCCGGCGGGTGGACCCGGCGGACCACCATCGTTCCGCCGCGCCGGATCACCATGCGCGACATCATCCACGGCAACCCGAGCGCGACCATCTACCGTTGCAATACCTACGACGCGGACGGCTGCACCCAGCTCTTCGATGCCTCAGGCAGCCCCATCCTGCAGACCGTGGCCATCACCGGCATCAAGCAGCACCTCGAAACCACGCTCCTCGGCGATGACGCCAAACCCGGCATCGTGGCCAAGTTCGCGCGCAACGTCGGCGACACAACCCCTTCGGAACGGGCCCTGCTCGCGGCCCTCCCGGAAGGCATGGGCGGCATGATCCGCACGCTCGCGATCAAGAGCGAGCCGGTGGCGACTTTCTGGGTGCGGGACTCGATCGATTACATCTCGCTCGACATGGCCTACACGCTCCTCAATTCGTTCATGCAGGCCGCCGAGACCGCGGGCAAGCTCAACGCGCATGCGGAAACCAAGGAACTCCAGAAGATGCTAAGCGAGGCGCGTGACGCCCTGGGCCAGGAGTACGAGGCCCTACAACGCGACAAGGGGCCGCGCAAGCGGATGATCGAGGCCTACAACGCCTACCTCAAGGCCTACGACCACCGCAGCTACACCATGTCGCGCAAGTCCCGCCCGGGCCTGTAG